A stretch of the Clostridiales bacterium genome encodes the following:
- a CDS encoding sugar ABC transporter substrate-binding protein gives MKKMLSLLLAAMLVLLAIPAMAEDQVITVVTWDATTTPYLIAQKEAFEAANPGIKIEYVDVASQDYAVKTTTMLEGGDKSDVYMIKEIDNLINWQAQGFAAPLDTADYDMSGFVGTEANYAVDGVQYAIPFRSDFWVLFYNKDLFDAAGVEYPTNDMTWDQYAELAKKMTNPEKEIYGTHYHTWLSAVANWAVCDGVNTLADGQYDDLLYFYKLYQDLEDSGACMSFADLKAAGLHYSGAFANGNIAMMPMGYWYVSTLIGYNKDGTCSFNWGITAVPHLEGVPAGSSFGNLTGAMINAKSENKDLAWKYVAWLGGPEGAKATASVGARPAWVSEDVAGAMASVEGFPADETSKGALLPSGVAMEWPVAEKVADIKTIVNEEHSMIMAREITPEEGIEEMNERVAELFE, from the coding sequence ATGAAGAAAATGTTGTCCCTGCTGCTGGCGGCCATGCTGGTGCTGCTGGCCATCCCCGCCATGGCGGAAGACCAGGTGATCACCGTGGTGACCTGGGACGCCACCACCACCCCCTACCTGATTGCCCAGAAGGAAGCTTTTGAAGCGGCCAACCCCGGCATCAAAATCGAGTATGTGGACGTTGCTTCCCAGGACTACGCGGTGAAGACGACCACCATGCTCGAAGGCGGCGACAAGAGCGACGTCTACATGATCAAGGAAATCGACAACCTGATCAATTGGCAGGCCCAGGGCTTCGCGGCCCCGCTGGATACCGCTGACTACGACATGTCCGGTTTTGTCGGAACCGAAGCGAACTACGCGGTGGACGGCGTGCAGTACGCGATCCCCTTCCGCAGCGACTTCTGGGTGCTGTTCTACAACAAGGACCTGTTCGACGCGGCCGGTGTGGAATATCCCACCAACGACATGACCTGGGACCAGTACGCTGAACTGGCCAAGAAGATGACCAATCCCGAGAAGGAAATCTACGGCACCCACTATCACACCTGGCTGTCCGCGGTTGCCAACTGGGCGGTCTGCGACGGCGTGAATACCCTGGCTGACGGTCAGTATGACGACCTGCTTTACTTCTACAAGCTGTACCAGGATCTGGAAGACAGCGGCGCCTGCATGAGCTTCGCGGACCTGAAGGCCGCCGGCCTGCACTACTCCGGCGCGTTCGCCAACGGCAACATCGCCATGATGCCCATGGGCTACTGGTACGTTTCCACCCTGATCGGCTACAACAAGGACGGCACCTGCAGCTTCAACTGGGGCATCACCGCTGTTCCGCACCTGGAAGGCGTGCCTGCCGGATCTTCCTTCGGCAACCTGACCGGCGCGATGATCAACGCGAAGTCCGAGAACAAGGACCTGGCCTGGAAGTATGTTGCATGGCTGGGCGGCCCCGAAGGCGCGAAGGCGACCGCTTCTGTCGGCGCCCGTCCCGCGTGGGTTTCCGAGGATGTTGCCGGCGCGATGGCTTCCGTGGAAGGCTTCCCGGCGGACGAGACCAGCAAGGGCGCTCTGCTGCCCTCCGGCGTCGCGATGGAGTGGCCGGTGGCTGAAAAGGTCGCGGACATCAAGACCATCGTCAACGAAGAGCACAGCATGATCATGGCCCGCGAAATCACCCCCGAAGAGGGCATCGAAGAGATGAACGAGCGGGTTGCGGAACTGTTTGAATAA
- a CDS encoding carbohydrate-binding protein yields the protein MITILVQAPDGAVLASAEHPEEALLSVDRVYEPGDVIRISGAKHLTVQMDQSIPAGEVFLPEGSMTWTVPAGEHRLAYAPGLFDQPRHIIRAAAVPEETLREVRNVALNPADLRGDTDFFPHCTANVETRNEACFCARNVIDGLRHNTFHGEWPFESWGIGAREDAWCLLDLGRPVVAERMALTLRADFPHDAYWVSGHAVLSDGTELSFDLEKTGNRQWIDLGNRTVRWLRLERMIKSDDPSAFPALRQWEVFGREA from the coding sequence ATGATTACGATTCTTGTCCAGGCGCCGGACGGCGCCGTCCTCGCCTCCGCGGAGCACCCGGAGGAAGCCCTCCTGTCCGTCGACCGCGTATACGAGCCCGGGGACGTCATCCGCATTTCCGGCGCGAAGCACCTCACCGTGCAGATGGACCAGTCCATCCCCGCCGGGGAGGTTTTCCTCCCGGAGGGAAGCATGACCTGGACCGTTCCCGCCGGGGAGCACCGCCTGGCCTACGCGCCGGGCCTGTTTGACCAGCCCCGGCATATCATCCGCGCCGCGGCGGTTCCGGAAGAAACGCTCCGCGAAGTCCGCAACGTTGCCCTCAACCCGGCGGACCTGCGCGGGGATACGGATTTCTTCCCCCACTGCACCGCCAACGTGGAAACCCGCAATGAGGCGTGCTTCTGCGCCCGCAACGTCATCGACGGGCTCCGCCACAATACGTTCCACGGGGAATGGCCCTTTGAAAGCTGGGGCATCGGCGCCCGGGAGGATGCCTGGTGCCTGCTGGACCTGGGCCGCCCGGTCGTTGCCGAAAGGATGGCGCTGACCCTCCGGGCGGACTTCCCGCACGATGCCTACTGGGTCTCCGGCCATGCCGTCCTGTCGGACGGGACGGAGCTTTCCTTTGACCTGGAAAAGACCGGCAACCGCCAGTGGATCGACCTGGGAAACCGCACCGTCCGCTGGCTGCGCCTGGAGCGGATGATCAAGAGCGACGACCCCTCCGCCTTCCCCGCCCTGCGGCAGTGGGAGGTCTTCGGCCGGGAGGCGTAA
- a CDS encoding aldo/keto reductase, giving the protein MRKQSFGKYEISVIGMGTAEFGGRHPEGLARDLLDAYVSLGGNLVDTARVYGDFVTPKNGESEKIVGRWMEARGNRRQIFLSTKGGHPPFNDMQRSRLSPEEIRGDMAASLEDLRTDHVDIYFLHRDDPSRPVGQIMETLHSLVENGSARMVGVSNWAPARIREANAWADAHGLTRLSANQPQFSLAEQRFFLDPTTRGMDAETWRMHRETGMPCFCFSSQAHGYFTRLDTRDGDALTDNLRREFDCPENRAILERIRAIREETGLSVSSIALAWLISQPFPAFPLVGASKVEHVLALREAGDAMLTEAQRDLLRTVV; this is encoded by the coding sequence ATGAGAAAGCAGTCATTCGGAAAATATGAGATATCCGTCATTGGCATGGGCACGGCGGAGTTTGGCGGGCGGCACCCGGAAGGGCTCGCCCGGGACCTGCTGGACGCCTATGTCTCCCTGGGCGGAAACCTGGTCGATACCGCCCGGGTATACGGCGATTTTGTGACCCCGAAGAACGGGGAAAGCGAGAAAATCGTCGGCCGCTGGATGGAAGCCCGGGGCAACCGCCGGCAGATTTTCCTGAGCACCAAGGGCGGCCATCCGCCGTTCAATGATATGCAGCGCAGCCGCCTGTCCCCGGAGGAGATCCGGGGCGATATGGCCGCCAGCCTGGAGGACCTGCGGACGGATCATGTGGATATTTACTTCCTCCACCGGGATGATCCGTCCCGCCCGGTCGGGCAGATCATGGAAACCCTGCACAGCCTCGTGGAGAACGGCTCTGCCCGCATGGTCGGCGTTTCCAATTGGGCGCCGGCGCGAATCCGGGAGGCCAACGCCTGGGCCGACGCCCACGGGCTCACCCGCCTTTCCGCCAACCAGCCCCAGTTCAGCCTGGCGGAGCAGCGTTTCTTCCTGGACCCCACCACCCGGGGCATGGACGCGGAAACATGGCGCATGCACCGGGAAACCGGCATGCCCTGCTTCTGCTTCTCCTCCCAGGCCCACGGGTATTTCACCCGGCTGGACACCCGGGACGGAGACGCCCTCACCGATAACCTGCGCCGGGAATTCGACTGTCCGGAAAACCGCGCCATCCTGGAGCGGATCCGGGCGATCCGGGAAGAAACCGGCCTGTCCGTGAGCAGCATCGCCCTGGCCTGGCTCATCAGCCAGCCCTTCCCGGCCTTCCCGCTCGTCGGCGCCAGTAAAGTGGAACATGTGCTGGCCCTGCGGGAAGCCGGGGACGCCATGCTCACGGAAGCGCAGCGGGACCTGCTCCGCACGGTGGTCTGA
- a CDS encoding LacI family DNA-binding transcriptional regulator — protein sequence MTKKATIYDIAREAGVSTATVTRVVRKDPHVKEATRLKVQQVIDAHAYSPSISAQNLEGGRSRTLAVVLPVISNLYFNRIFDAAWWEAEKNGCSLRLFQTMENQAISPEIVNELIRCRMDGVLFAGSIWSEDRGDLNTALEKLGKYMPVATICPPDVSLDCICIQSDLVNCSRLPVRHLHTLGHRRIAFLGGSMHSKDTSRRGVGFLEQLRMMDLPDDPAYHVDAGYDMESGERAVLRMLSGLDRNRWPTAIVTFNDLVALGVMKQLKKMGLTLPEDMAIIGCDNQFFCAYTDPALTSVDLHPEEMAQSAVRELLLARESSSRSFAMVREATLIVRESCGVHLGFRKL from the coding sequence ATGACAAAGAAAGCCACCATCTACGACATTGCCCGGGAAGCCGGCGTCTCCACCGCCACCGTCACGCGCGTCGTCCGGAAGGACCCGCATGTAAAGGAAGCCACCCGCCTGAAGGTGCAGCAGGTCATCGACGCCCACGCCTACTCCCCCAGCATCTCCGCCCAGAACCTGGAGGGCGGCCGCAGCCGCACCCTGGCGGTTGTGCTTCCCGTAATATCCAACCTGTATTTCAACCGGATCTTCGATGCTGCCTGGTGGGAGGCGGAAAAGAACGGCTGCAGCCTCCGCCTGTTCCAGACGATGGAAAACCAGGCCATCTCCCCCGAGATTGTCAACGAGCTGATCCGCTGCCGGATGGACGGCGTGCTCTTTGCCGGCAGCATCTGGTCTGAGGACCGGGGCGACCTGAACACCGCCCTGGAAAAGCTCGGCAAATATATGCCCGTCGCCACCATCTGCCCGCCGGACGTCTCCCTGGACTGCATCTGCATCCAGAGCGACCTGGTCAACTGTTCCCGCCTGCCGGTCCGGCACCTGCACACCCTGGGCCACCGGCGCATCGCATTCCTGGGCGGCTCCATGCACAGCAAGGATACCTCCCGCCGCGGCGTCGGCTTCCTGGAACAGCTCCGCATGATGGACCTGCCGGACGATCCCGCCTACCACGTGGACGCCGGATATGATATGGAAAGCGGCGAGCGCGCCGTGCTGCGGATGCTCTCCGGCCTGGACCGGAACCGCTGGCCCACCGCCATCGTCACCTTCAACGACCTGGTCGCCCTGGGCGTTATGAAGCAGCTGAAGAAAATGGGCCTCACCCTCCCGGAGGATATGGCCATCATCGGCTGCGACAACCAGTTCTTCTGCGCCTATACGGATCCCGCCCTCACCTCGGTGGACCTCCACCCGGAGGAAATGGCCCAGAGCGCCGTGCGGGAGCTGCTGCTGGCCCGCGAATCCTCGTCCCGTTCCTTTGCCATGGTCCGGGAAGCCACGCTCATCGTCCGCGAAAGCTGCGGCGTGCACCTGGGCTTCCGCAAACTGTAA